Below is a window of Cataglyphis hispanica isolate Lineage 1 chromosome 2, ULB_Chis1_1.0, whole genome shotgun sequence DNA.
ttatttatggtagacatatctattaattgtgtatctattaatatctaattatgtgattatatctattatgtgattatatcagaataatttttatcagtaatctgatatgttttaaatatattattatcatattaacaaTTGAGTAATCATTTCATTTAGCAAAACaagtttcgaaaataattttaatgatttttataaatcatttttatttatttaaattgacattttgATCTACAATGTACCTCGCTGCTTATGAATTCCGATTTGGGTTGTTCTGTTAGTTCTTCCTGCGGTTTTTTAGTAACGATATAGGATCGTAGACCGAGAGCAGGAATATCTGTTGCGCGGAAAACAATTTCATTTATCGCAGTGCTCAGTCTTCCTGGGATTTTCTGTACTCTTTCGGAAATCGGAACTATCTGCGTGACTGGATGCATTCCTGTTCAATCCCACAAATGTTATGTATCATTCAAaagtcattaatataatttttgaaattatgcaaatatgcaaatatatataattcataattaattatatatatattaatattaatatttttttggtgcatctctctttctttcttaatgTACGTACCATCATTCAACGATTCAATCTCATAAGAATTTCCTGTAACAGGAAGACGAACATAAGTAGAGACAGGTCTGCTCAGAGGATTGTACACTACAACCACAAACTTGTCATTTTTCTCAGAAAATGCACACGAGCTAATGTTCAGCTCCAAACACGTGAAAATCTTGAGGGATGGTTCCGATTTGTTCGCCTTTTCTGACCATTTCCTGTTTTACGAATATTAGCAAGATTGATACATTTctgtatgatataatatgacaGAGagacttaaataatatatatatatatatatatatatatatatatatatatatatatatatatataatgcatctaAAAATCTCATtcgtaatttttgatattaagaattaaaattaagacaaGAATATTTCCTTTACTTACCCTATGGCCTCCGAGATTATTTCTCCTGCATCAGACATACTCTTGTATAATAAACGCGCATAATCGTTCGCGACTAATTGCTTCTCAGTGCCAGTAACGGCATCGTGATGCTGCATCACTCCCATCGCTTCACGAAAGTGTTCCAAGTGTTCATCGTGATTCTTCAAGTTTGTCAGAGCGACGAGCTGTTTGCTTgtctaaaaacaaataatctaTTTGTCATATCTTGTGAACGCAACCCGTAGATAGATAGAATctgaatattgaattaaattacaatttctgAACTCTTTTACCTGCAATAAGTTATTTCCCATACGCTCAAAATACTTCGAGGTTGGTCTCGATGAGAAGTAGCCGGTCCAATAAGAGTGAGGATCACTCGCATACGGGAAGAAATCATCGCTTTTAGTAGGCCATTGAAGATTCTTGTCATTCAAAGCCTTTAAGTAGCATGAGGGTGTCGAATAAATCACGTTGACTCTGGAACCATTACGCTGGTTTGTGTATCTGAAAAAGTtatacaagaaattatattaatattaaaatagcggTATAAgtctatctttaattttaattcttataaattttattaagcattcaGTATCATGGAATgtctataaaataacattaaaaaattgattaaaattaaaagattaataaaaaaatggttttattcatataatactttatatgaatgcaaataaaaatgttttttatttgttatattttaccaTTAATTtcactaataattttaatgccagagttttttcaaaagattccATGATATTCTctgaaagttaaaattaataaatattttgttgaagCTTTATACACATTGACAAAAAAGTATCACAAATATCTCACCTCTCTGTGTTAATTTgttatacgataaattttttaattttaggaaAACTTTTAGAATCTTTATCAATTCCATAGAtttcaagattatttataattttctaattataaactattatatatatgtctattgtaaacaaaattttaattaaataacaaaattttaattttaatgttttattcataaatagtattattttttccaatagaTAATTGAATGAACAAATTTACTTTGTTggaatgtaataaaatctatgCTCGATAAGGATGTGTCAGATGATTCTAAAAAGTCGATCCTTGCAGATTAATCGCGACTTACTTAATCAGCTTGTCCAAGTTAGCGAACCACATGTCAGCCTGTTGGTAGTTAAAATCATCCCCCATGGTAAGAATAACGTGATTAGTTCTGTAGGCACGTGCTTGATTATGCGCATATGTGAGGAATAGGTCCACCTGTCAATAGCGCACAAATTTTACTTACCGTAAATTAAAAGACGACGTTTCATCGTTTGCAGGATCATATAAAAACCACTTTCCATCCTTTCGTTTCCCCTTATTAGCGATATCGTTCTTGCGAAGCAATATTTTTGagtttgcaaattttacatttcgaAGAGACGTGTACGAATTATGCacatataagattttaattttttggcgTTAATACCTTATCAGCTTATCCAGATTCGTGAAGTACATTTCCGCGTGCTGATAAGTGAAATCTCCTCCCATCGTCAAAATGATATGATTCGAGCGGTAATAATTAGCTTGCTCAACCGCGTATCTCAGAAAATCATCGATCTGGCACAGAAACACACCGCGTAGATTATGATTCTTATACTGAATGAATGTTTTAAGTTACTTATGACTTTTTTATAGTtaacaattacaattttttaaagtcttTATACTATACATTGTTTTTAACTTTTGCTACTAAAAAAATCTCGTCCCCTAAATCTCCTCTCCAATTTTTtccaagtaaaaaatatttgttactaattgtatcatttttttcgtgAATAAcattacttaaatattattagaaattattattaatttgtcgagaatcaattaattaaagccATAAAGCAAGCGTCAGCCTTATCATTAACGCGTTTAAAGCTATTCTTTTAGTTTATCGTTAGGGATGTCGACAACTATCATGCTGGCATTATTACGTACCTTTTTGTCGATGTTGTAGTCCGGGCTATCAGGGTCATCGATCATCGGGTCGTCGGCGCATAGAACATCGAAGCAAAATCCTGGTGGTGGACTGTAAGTGTTGTACATTGCGGCCGTGAATAAATTCGCTCGCTTGCCTGAAAACagtagtattttaattatatattacatatatattttagcatgcaaaatttaaaatctatttttttagcgAAAATGTTAAGAAATCATCGTTTATctcttttccaatttttatgcatatatttttgtaaacttcAAATTaagattcaattaaataaattttatgcaaaattatttaaacaatatttttaagataataccATAGTTTTACGCTAATTACTAAGAAAAAATACTGATATTGACATCACTTATTTAccgaaaattttcttttcaaaatttgagtTTTAAAATAGAGTGTTTTTGTCTTACCTAAACTCGGACTGCTCTTCCAAATGAATTCCATCGATTGTTCGCGCAGTCTTTTGCTCTTATCCTGATAATCTATGCGACCGAATAACATCCCGTCGAATCCCATCTGCGCGAAGAGAGAGGCCTGTTCTCTGGAATGACCGAACGGATCTATCTGCCATCCTATACGCGGCCTGGCACAACTTCCAAACGTGTCATTGAGTCGTCTAGAAGTCAACAATTAACAGTTATTACATAGATAATAACATACATAAGTAATAACTCTATGTAAGATCTTACACTCGGGATCTTTCTCATTCATGTCTGAAATAATCGAAAACACACACCTAAATCCCCATGTGAATTGATCAATCAACGAATGATAGTGACTGCAGGCCTCGTCGTTCATGCTCCATGCTCCTCCGATGATTTCCAATCGTCCTTCATTGATCAACATCTTGACGTCGGCCCGGACTTGTTCGTTTTGTCGTAACCACCATTTCCAGAGGAAAGAAGTCTCCACGTAAATAAATCtgcaaaagtaaataatataaaatttctgctttttttgaaatattttttattgtatgaaaagaaatttgtaagAATATCGCAAATGTTATAAGAATCTTATCATAGAAATAACAGGcctaataatatgattatctGCGTAATActtatctataattaatatgtatcgaatattatgtaaatttttatcgcatcaaaatttatacttgCTTTGTCTATTATCAAagacgttaattaaaataattaccttCGGTTAGGATCAGCCAGCAAAGCCTTAATAACGCTATCAAGAATATATTGTACGCCGGCCTTTTGAATCGTAGAGCGACcttagagagaataaaaaattattaactatattcGAAAATCtagataaagatttatattgtcTACATTTTCTTGTTATGAATTTTATCGTTTACTCACTTCCGAAATAATACTGATCCACAGTTTTCAGCCAACCGACATCGTCGTGAGTATGTGAGACCATATGAATGTTAAGTTTAGTCGGATCTACAGCATGGCACGCCtgagattgataaaaaaaatgtaagtttaatacatatatgtatttgtagttgctaaaaattttaaatataattaaatgcaaacttaaatacataaattttaaatacaattttaaatacgctatacaaattatatatttttatatcactcAACATAGTACAATTAATGTCCTTTattcaagagaaaaattttagtaatccttcttttttaaaatttcttgtttttccgATTTGCATTCctcattattctaattatcaattaatttgcaCGTGAAATGTTCAAAGCTACCATTTAtcgattcaaaattttattatagcaataatttaatttaattttgcaaaatttgagataatagatctaattaatttttaattaatttttctagttTAAGATATtcacattttcaaattttgttatgAAATGACTTGGA
It encodes the following:
- the LOC126856352 gene encoding lysosomal alpha-mannosidase isoform X1 — translated: MLWYTLLPLSLLFAQYFVDAARIPRATEEPPATENCGYKACHAVDPTKLNIHMVSHTHDDVGWLKTVDQYYFGSRSTIQKAGVQYILDSVIKALLADPNRRFIYVETSFLWKWWLRQNEQVRADVKMLINEGRLEIIGGAWSMNDEACSHYHSLIDQFTWGFRRLNDTFGSCARPRIGWQIDPFGHSREQASLFAQMGFDGMLFGRIDYQDKSKRLREQSMEFIWKSSPSLGKRANLFTAAMYNTYSPPPGFCFDVLCADDPMIDDPDSPDYNIDKKIDDFLRYAVEQANYYRSNHIILTMGGDFTYQHAEMYFTNLDKLIRYTNQRNGSRVNVIYSTPSCYLKALNDKNLQWPTKSDDFFPYASDPHSYWTGYFSSRPTSKYFERMGNNLLQTSKQLVALTNLKNHDEHLEHFREAMGVMQHHDAVTGTEKQLVANDYARLLYKSMSDAGEIISEAIGKWSEKANKSEPSLKIFTCLELNISSCAFSEKNDKFVVVVYNPLSRPVSTYVRLPVTGNSYEIESLNDGMHPVTQIVPISERVQKIPGRLSTAINEIVFRATDIPALGLRSYIVTKKPQEELTEQPKSEFISSELYNISINNNGNVMVRWNKQKDMNLIQSFHFYEGAEGNNKVFVNRSSGAYIFRPKETSAKNFAYTGSYKIHKGPIVEELHHTINEWVSQVVRIYPKEEHIEFDWLIGPIPTKDKIGKEIITRYSSNLKTDNVFYTDSNGREMLKRLKNYRPTWDLDLKEPISGNYYPVTSKIAIKDEEKQLKLSVLNDRAQGGSSLQDGEIELMLHRRLLKDDAFGVDEALNETAFGEGLVVRGTHYLFGGKMKNVDQFVLKEKELALKLALHPWILGTSINSSNVEKFADAKFLISGLNKALPPNVHILTLEPWKDDTILLRLEHIFEVDEAQQMSKPVLINIQDLFSTFSIQSIKETTLGANQLLSENDPMKWEPETNDIILDKEENIQHVEVHGDMMIHVLLNPMEIRTFILKVVRKSL
- the LOC126856352 gene encoding lysosomal alpha-mannosidase isoform X2, with translation MLWYTLLPLSLLFAQYFVDAARIPRATEEPPATENCGYKACHAVDPTKLNIHMVSHTHDDVGWLKTVDQYYFGSRSTIQKAGVQYILDSVIKALLADPNRRFIYVETSFLWKWWLRQNEQVRADVKMLINEGRLEIIGGAWSMNDEACSHYHSLIDQFTWGFRRLNDTFGSCARPRIGWQIDPFGHSREQASLFAQMGFDGMLFGRIDYQDKSKRLREQSMEFIWKSSPSLGKRANLFTAAMYNTYSPPPGFCFDVLCADDPMIDDPDSPDYNIDKKVDLFLTYAHNQARAYRTNHVILTMGDDFNYQQADMWFANLDKLIKYTNQRNGSRVNVIYSTPSCYLKALNDKNLQWPTKSDDFFPYASDPHSYWTGYFSSRPTSKYFERMGNNLLQTSKQLVALTNLKNHDEHLEHFREAMGVMQHHDAVTGTEKQLVANDYARLLYKSMSDAGEIISEAIGKWSEKANKSEPSLKIFTCLELNISSCAFSEKNDKFVVVVYNPLSRPVSTYVRLPVTGNSYEIESLNDGMHPVTQIVPISERVQKIPGRLSTAINEIVFRATDIPALGLRSYIVTKKPQEELTEQPKSEFISSELYNISINNNGNVMVRWNKQKDMNLIQSFHFYEGAEGNNKVFVNRSSGAYIFRPKETSAKNFAYTGSYKIHKGPIVEELHHTINEWVSQVVRIYPKEEHIEFDWLIGPIPTKDKIGKEIITRYSSNLKTDNVFYTDSNGREMLKRLKNYRPTWDLDLKEPISGNYYPVTSKIAIKDEEKQLKLSVLNDRAQGGSSLQDGEIELMLHRRLLKDDAFGVDEALNETAFGEGLVVRGTHYLFGGKMKNVDQFVLKEKELALKLALHPWILGTSINSSNVEKFADAKFLISGLNKALPPNVHILTLEPWKDDTILLRLEHIFEVDEAQQMSKPVLINIQDLFSTFSIQSIKETTLGANQLLSENDPMKWEPETNDIILDKEENIQHVEVHGDMMIHVLLNPMEIRTFILKVVRKSL